The Pseudomonas baetica genome includes a region encoding these proteins:
- the nadE gene encoding ammonia-dependent NAD(+) synthetase: protein MQAVQREIAEQLKVQPPFADYKALEAEVARRIRFIQDCLVNSGLKTLVLGISGGVDSLTAGLLAQRAMRELRDQTGDQSYKFIAVRLPYETQFDEHDAQASVDFIAPDERHTVNIGPAVKSLAAEVAAFEGKHAVSVDFVLGNTKARMRMVAQYTIAGAAHGLVIGTDHAAEAVMGFFTKFGDGACDLAPLSGLVKNQVRAIARSFGAPESLVEKVPTADLEDLSPGKPDEASHGVTYAEIDAFLHGEPVRQEAFDIIVNTYNKTHHKRVMPFAP from the coding sequence ATGCAAGCCGTACAGCGTGAGATTGCTGAACAGCTCAAGGTGCAACCGCCGTTTGCCGACTACAAGGCACTCGAAGCGGAAGTCGCCCGACGTATCCGCTTTATTCAGGATTGCCTGGTCAATTCCGGGCTCAAGACGCTGGTGCTCGGTATCAGCGGCGGCGTCGACTCGCTGACCGCAGGCCTGTTGGCCCAGCGCGCGATGCGCGAACTGCGTGATCAAACGGGCGACCAAAGCTACAAGTTCATCGCCGTGCGCCTGCCGTACGAAACCCAGTTTGACGAACACGACGCCCAAGCCTCGGTGGACTTCATCGCCCCGGACGAACGCCACACGGTCAATATCGGCCCGGCGGTGAAATCGCTGGCCGCAGAAGTGGCGGCGTTTGAAGGCAAGCATGCAGTGTCGGTGGATTTCGTGCTCGGCAACACCAAGGCGCGGATGCGTATGGTGGCCCAGTACACCATCGCTGGCGCTGCCCACGGTCTGGTAATTGGTACTGACCATGCGGCAGAAGCGGTGATGGGGTTCTTCACCAAATTCGGTGACGGCGCTTGCGACCTGGCCCCGCTCAGCGGTCTGGTGAAAAACCAGGTTCGCGCAATTGCCCGCAGCTTCGGCGCGCCCGAGTCGCTGGTGGAAAAAGTCCCGACTGCCGACCTTGAGGACCTTTCCCCGGGCAAGCCCGACGAAGCCTCCCACGGCGTGACCTATGCCGAGATTGATGCCTTCCTGCACGGCGAGCCGGTGCGTCAGGAAGCGTTCGACATCATCGTGAACACCTACAACAAAACCCATCACAAGCGCGTCATGCCGTTCGCGCCTTGA